The sequence below is a genomic window from Gossypium hirsutum isolate 1008001.06 chromosome A11, Gossypium_hirsutum_v2.1, whole genome shotgun sequence.
CAGAGATTCCGTTTCTAACAGCGACCTCTCCGTTTTCCCTCCCGTCAACCATGAAAATCTACACCATCAAATTCAACAACCGCAGCAGCAGCAACAAAACCCGCATTCGAAATCGGATCTTTTACCTCCTCCCGATGCCGGCAGCGTCGTCCCGTCGTCCTGTGGTCGTGGGATACGAGAATGGTTGGGAATTGGGCTTGAGATTTTGCGTGCTAAAATCGTTGGGTATTTCGGTTGCAAAAATGAGACGAAGACTGGAAAGGTATTTCGGTCTTTacgaggggttactgacttggcggCCGTGATGCTGTTGTGGTGGTTGTGTAAGCTGCTATGGCGGCGGAGGTGCCGGAAGGAGAGCGTGGGACGGCTGAAGATGATTATAAAGGAGAAAGATGAGGTAAAGGTTTTTGTTGaaatgcttgtgtgaaaattggTTCATATTTTTCTCTCAATgaaaaattttagtatttgaattgaatcatagtATATTTGTGCAGAAAATTACAGGATTGTTAAACCAGATTGCTGAAATGAATAAAGTATTGGTAGAACGCCATAAACTTTTAGCTTCAAATTGAACTATTGATGGTATCTGCTTCAATTTCAACATCAAATGCTGATGAAGATGAAGACCGTGGCGATCTTTAGAGTACATTTTATCCCCtcaaatttagttaatttagtgaGTAGATTGTATATATGGTTTATTTATTGATCTCTATGGAAATTATGAGTTTATACCGATCAAATCAATTGGACTTTTTGAGtattagtttaattatttatttgattgATCTAGTTGATATTAATAACAATGTTTcgaatattaattataatatactAAACAAGGATTCATCTTTCTTGAAGCTCTCCTAAATTAGGCAAAGATATGTCTCAggacctttttattttttacaatgtGGATTAATGCTCCCCATTTTCTTTAATGTGGGGTTGATGCATCTACTTATTACTTTTAGAGTGTTTGGTGTGACTACTCCACTCGTTGAAGAGATTTCACTGGTCATTTTTGTTAGTTTCAATGTTATCAGAATCTACCTTGGGTGATTGAATCGGGACCGATTAGAGTATTAGGTCAAATAGAAGCAAAAAATTGATGGACTTGCCAGCGGGTATAAATTGATTGAATCGGGCTAAAAAATCGATTCAACATGTAATCGAGTTGGATTTTATTTtacgatttttaataatttattttattttaaataattatataaaaaaatcaacgGTTTGATTGGTTTGTTTGATTGATTTTAAAAACATTAGTAAAGATTTGTAGATCTTTTTTTGtaaggtaaaagtatcatggaggtctTGATACTATGGATCGAATTATATTTTGTTCattctactcaaaaaatgagtaaatagtccctatacatttaataaaagagcaaactgatcattttattaaaaatttcatctacttCTGCGATTAAAAACTAGCCCTTGTACGCCAGCATGAGATACATATAGTGCATTACATGTGTCATTGTTTGATTATTTCATCAGTCACACCAGTTTACTAGAGTAATAGAATACAATCAAACTCATAGTATTGAGACTATCCTTAGTACTTTTACCTCTTTTGTAACTTTATTTATgggattaatatatataaatatttaaatttgccCAACTTATACTGACTTAATATCTAACCTTCAATTCTTTTGAATATTCATATTTATgagataaaaattttacatatcaccaaaacaaaattatttttgaccAAAGGTATCTTTGATGAATGGCTCAAACATCTAAggatatcaaatttataattattattaaaacaatataaacaATAGAAAaggataaaatattaattttatatttaaataaatattcatttttattgtttaaatatttttatttaaaattgatttaatattaatatttattcacGTATAGATTAAACATCatgtttatttaaatataaaacttaagttTATCGGTGCAAACTAATAATTAAAGTTTATTCTTGGTATATAGGCTTAAATATTAAAGGTAAAAGTAAgtctttaatgtttttttattttgatattgggtaggttaatttctttaaaaaaatagatttgtttaatttctgtcaattttgaaaatgagtaatTAAGAACAATGAATTACAACgctaatgtttttttttaccaattatgcatatattttattaaaatattaataaatttagtcttcaaAGTTTACACATTTTATCACTTTGGTCTTGATTTAATAGCATGCAACATCAACATATACTATcaaattgattttgatttaacaAACTTAGCTtgcaatatttataaattttgtcaACATTTACATAAAACACATAGacattgagagctaaatttattattatagcaataaaaataatataaaattgacGTAAAATATTAACATTATGATTAATTGCCTATAGTTGCTTATTTTCGAAATTgataggattaaattaaattactctAAATTTTcagagggactaatttgctcaatATAAAAGTTGAGAGAGACtgacaattttttttaccaatattaagatataaataaaaggatttatttacttgttattttaggaaaaaaaaatctgattttgtTGTCTATGTGTAATTTCAAGTGAAAAGCAAGGGCGTTAACGACCTTCCATCTGAAACTGCAAATATTTCATGCAGTATGTATATATACcaaaagaaataattaatttcctttcatttctccGTTCAATCTCCGTTGATCTCTCCCGCGCGATTCCGTTCGGTACGTCACCCATTTTTCAATGTTCAAATTTCCTCTGAAATTTTTTCTTcattgatttagaaaaaaaaaaaccgtGACGAATGTAGGTTGGCGGGCGAGAGTTGGGGAAAATCCAAAATGAGTGAGGTGTTCGAAGGTTATGAACGCCAATACTGCGAGCTCTCCGACAATTTGACCCGCAGCTGCACCTCCGCCAGCGTTCTTCATGGAGGTAATATCACACAGTGCTAGTTTATCACGTCATTGATCCCCTTCCGTGTTTATAGTTTGAATTTTGTAGCGAGATTGGATCGAAGCTCTGTTGCATGtgattgttgtttttattattttccttttggCCTGTTTGGATTTTACTTTCCCTCTGAAATGCATGCATTATGATATGAATTAATTAAGATTTAAGATGATTATGTGTATGAATTTCTAATCCACAAATTGTATTACGTATTTCAAATTAATCATTAAACAAATCCGTGTGATTATTGCGTTTGCATGTgttttatcatataaattaaGTATCTTTGAAATCCAAATTCATCTTGTAAAATCTAAGTTTCCAAATGCAATCTTGTTTGTAAATTGTAATGCAATATAAGTCTATTtggctaataataataataataactcacTTTGATGACAATTAGTTCAATAATAACTCACTTTGATGACAATTAGTTCCATAAAACGAGAAATGATACATTGTGttgttcattttttaaaaaaattattcaatatatAACCGTTTATCAGAAAGTAGCAGAAAAGACGGAATCTGATTTGGGCATGATTGGTTTCTACAATGCTATATTTGTACGAGTATCCATATTCAACTTACTATATTGATTTTGTCTGTGCTAATGAGTAGAAAAAAAGAAATGGGGTACTAAATGTGTCTTTGCAATGCATTTTGCTTCGATTAAGGCATTGGATTTCCTGCACCGGTTGTGCAGGGAAATCCAAATGCACCCTAGTTCTAAATGCTCTGTTTTCTGCTCAACTGGTAAAATGTTATTTGATGGTACTTTGGCATTAGAGCAACTGTATCTCTAGGTTTTTACGGGTGGTGAGCAATCCAAATGCACCCTAGTTCCAAATGCTTAGGTTTCAGCTCAACAGGTAAAATGTTATTTCTAGGTTACTGTGACATTACAGCCACTGTTTCTATAGGTTTTTTTGGATGAATTCAGAAGAAacactgcattttagcaccgcaggCAACACATTTACAGTGTGTGCAAGTGaattatttatatgtatagatataTGTTCACTCTTTAAAGATTGGTTTGGAGATTATCAATGTATTTTATACTGCATGATTTGTCTTGGGCATTCAAGTACGTAATTTGTTTCATGTTCTCTTGATTAACAGAGCTGAAGAAGCAGAAACTTTCTGAAATAAAAGAGGGACTGGATGAAGCTGATGCTTTGGTAATGGAGAAGCCGTTTTCcattggtaaatttttatttctttctacaTTCCTGGGtttgtaatttggtccttttctgaATCGTTCCAGATTCGGAAAATGGACCTTGAAGCAAGGAGTTTGCAGCCAAGCACAAAGGCAACACTTCTTGCTAAATTAAGAGATTATAAACATTATCTGAACAACTTGAAGACTGATGTTAAAAGAATTACTTCAACCGATACAAATCAGGCCGCCCAAGACGAGTTGTTGGAGTCAGGAATCAATGAAACGACGACGGTAACTGGAACTACTCATTTATCTAAATGGCCATCATTTAGTTAAGCTATAAATAATCTACAGTAAAATAATTTACTTCTCCTTTCTACATATCTGTTCAGCATATCTTGCAATCTTATTGATTCACATGATCGATCACCATCACTTTCCTTCATACTTTGACCAAAGCCGAGCCTGTAGTATAAAATTTTCTGAAGTACCGATAGTTCAGAGTCTCATCCATATATATGAATTGTTCTGCTTACAGGATTCTATGAGCTGAAACTGGAACTTATATTGTTAAAATGCTTGGCGTTTGACACCTCTTTGGCCGGAAATGTCTCTTTGACTACTGATTGTTCATTGATAACAGTCctagtttttaaattttgtttcgaGAGGAACAACTTGCAGATAGGGTTCAGCATACACATTGTGATTGTGCTCAAGTAAAAACatgtgatatatttatttttctacgAGTTATAATTATGTCAACGTTTTTGGTTCCTCTCCCCTTTGAATTTGACATAATCATCATTACAACATTTTGTAACAAACACTCATTGGTAAATGGTGGCGTAGGTCTCTGCAGATCAAAAAGGCAGATTGTTGATGTCAACAGAGAGATTAAACCAGTCGACTGAGAGAATTAAGGAAAGCAGAAGAACAATGCTGGAAACTGAAGAGCTTGGTGTTTCAATCCTACAGGATTTGCATCAACAACGCCAATCTCTCCTTCATGCGCATAGCACGGTTCGTGCTTCATCCAATCTCGGTTTTCAAATATATAGAGTTTCCTTGTCTTTCGCACAAGAAAAAGATTGAACATGTCCAACATCACACCGAGTCTGCATAACATAGCTATCTATTGAGTTCCGACTCTTCATTGTGCTTGAATTATGTGTTATTTGTTATAACTTTCCAAAAATCCTCTAAATATTCGTATCTAACGCTTACGCCCAAGTCCAGATGTAACAACATTGCTTCTTACATTTGCAGCTCCATGCAGTAGATGATAACATTAGCAAGAGCAAGAAGATCCTGACAACCATATCAAGAAGGATTAACAAGAACAAATTGATATTGAGTTTAATAATCGGAGCTCTAATTCTTGCCATATTAATTATCCTATATATTAAGCTCACGGGCTAGCATGCTTGCCTGACCTTTGGTTGCTCAAAATGTCTAATTGTTTCATAGACTATGCATATGTTTGACATCTggttccctttttcttttcattttattttattttatgtgatgGGATATGGAAAGTCTCTATTAATCttgaatttgtatataataaaTCTATAACCTTTAATTTATacctaaatattaaaatattaaaaaagattgtaaattaattcactttTCTTAAGcaaatcttaatatttttatcatactcTTCCCCTAGttcaattgaaaatttgattcatattCGACGTCAAAATTGAAGGTTAATGGGTGGTTTTGGCTATTTGGATATAGATTGAAGATTTTATTTGATTCTAACTGAAAATAGATGAAAGGTTAAATGTTATTTGAGTTGgtaattgaatataaatttgttACAGGCATATATGCTCCGTTAGTAAATACTGTCCGATCAGATATGTCGAACTATCTCATCAAATTATGAGAAACAAGCGAATGAACCACTTCTAACAATCATGCCACTCTCACATAACATTGATTATTTATCACCGATCAAATTTCAATGGTTGACCTGTCAGCCAATCTAGCTGCAATACATGATATTGGAAGTCAAacctatatttatttttcattttgtccCCTATAGACACTTTCAAACTTTTCGTTAACTTCATCTCTTATATCTTAGttcaaacaaaataaactgaTGTTTTTCTTCATTCCACCTTTTGATGTTAACAAAATTAAAGATTATTTAAGtgtaaattaaatattgaaaattttatttgtacGGAACCAACATTTAATGATTTATCTAATAAAAGTTgaaggtttattattattattattattattatttcaacttAAGAACACTTCAcataaatgaatttttaattcGAAATAAAATCGTATTTTAACTAGAATAATGATATAAATCTTCTGTTCCAAGAACTTTCGTGGTACAATTAGAGGCCACTACTATTATCTTAAGAGTAAAAAATTGAAACTTCCCTTCTTAgtgtttttaaaatgaaaataataagattatatatatatttaattccataaccaaaatttaaaaactgttatatgtttattttttttaaatattttatcatactttaaaaaacatttgtttatataaaatatttttccataataatattaaacGATAAAGAAGTCTAGCATATGTAaaatagaggtgatcatgggtcgggtcgggccgggcccagataaaattttaggcccgtctaCTAGGCCCAGGCCCGGCTCGACCCAAAAtaaaattgctaagcccgagcccggcccggctcgatccatattaattttttttcttattttattaaataaaaaatttaaaaatataataaatcaaatatatttaaacacataaaacaaatattaaaacaaataaaaatgatactaaaataattattaaaacaatacacaaatcgacaatataataaaaaatggttatactaaaattttaaaatgattaaaaataaaataaaaaatatattaatatataattcgggccgggccgggctcgggccaaaaaactcttacccgaggcccgacccgttttctaaacgggcctctttttttgcccaagcctattttttgggcctatatttttacccaaaccctcctatTTTTTGGGCAGGCCTTcgagccgggccgggccgcccggcccatgatcagctctaaTGTAAAATCTAGACTAGACCCTTCCCCACATTGCCAAGTACCTAATACATGTTCTAAATCCGAATAAGGTTTTCCAAGGCGTTTGGTCCCACTTATCCCTCTTATGTCGCTTTTataggtaaattacaccaacagccACTTAACTTTAGTGTAGCTGACAAAACAATCACTCAGGTTTCAATTCAAttactcaactttcaaaaaataacaaagcaGTCACCCTTAATCGTTTTCCGTTATTCACTTAACAGAAATGCCCTTTTCCATCCCCCTCCCTCTTCTCCACCATCCCTCCCCATCACAAACCCCTTTACTTTTTTGTAGACCTCCCCACCATtgccctctccctctccctctcttcCCCCTATTCTTTCATCACCATCATCCCTAAGCAAAATGAACCCCAATAAGGCAGTAAAAGTGTGGCCACAAAGACCGGACTTTtactgtaacgcccctaacccgaatccgtcaccggaatagagttacggagcattaccggagttaccgattcatttatcagatatttcattaatctgatatcttttctttttcacgttcaagtctcgtattcaagtcatccggatctttataaagaaatttgatcgtcgttttcatttatttcatgttataatacattcaactaatgctctaaacaaaattatcattttacccctaaacttttaattaatgacgatttcatccttaggttaaaataaaataaaattattgcaatttaattcttatttccagccgttattctcacacaaattgataacaacctatgaattctataaaatgtcagaattttccataatttcaacacttttcaatttaatctataaaacatgtttttccctgatcttgagctaaattaataatttcatttaattttgtaatttaaataataaaataattcatttcatacaaattggtaatttctaacttttttttattacaaaattgcccataaaattttacttttattcaatttagtccatgagcctaaaacatacaaattagccatgctagctgaatattcatacatattttcctcctcctcctctccattccacaaccttaatttatataacatgcaacaagtaacattatcaataatttcactatttacttatgtatattcaaaactgtccatttgcgtcatagtcactaaattatttatatcttaagctacagaactcgaaattaagatcctctaattttccctgaaactagacttacttatcttatgaccataaaattttcagaatttttggtttagccaataagtacagtttattctttaaagttgcccctgttctgctgtctgacagttccgacccttcttcactaagaattaattatctcatcgtacgagattcggatgatgttcccgcttatttctattgaaaatagactctttaaggattttaaacatataaatttaatcccttaattatttttctccaattttttatgattttccaaagtcagaacaggggaacccgaaatcattctgacattgtctcacaaaacttattatatctcatgatttacaattctattgcttacaccgtttcttctataagaaactaaactcaataagctttaatttcatattttattcatcctctaattagatttataaaatttttggagatttttcaaagttagactattgctgcggtccaaaattgttttagtgcaaaatgttgattttcattttgccccaaatttcacagttcatacaattcagtccttacttaattaacccctcaattaaactaattttcttaattaatacttttcctagacattataagttatttcataactattgaaattcagaatttccacataaaactctaacttcaaactcttttacaatttaggtcccaaacattcactttctattcaattctttcaataaaatcagcatataaataatttaaagctctaattctatatcaaatcatcatatacttccagcacatattcatagaaactttcaatttctttcatagaatcgggaactaatgaattcaacaaatggacctagttgtaaaagttacaaaaacacaaaaatttcaagaaataatcaagaattgaacttacttgcagtaaaaatatgaaaaaccagcttaagggaactcttccattgtgtttttgctgatgagaatgcagaaaaataaagagaaatctagataattccactttagtcctagctttattaagtaaattttgcaattttccaattttgcccttattttcttggtgatttcatgctcttgccgtccagcccaaatagaccttgggtctattttccttttaaaccctctttattttatcatttaagctatttaatcatttctcacaattttgcatttgatacaatttagtcctttttgttcaattagctattagtactttaaaatttcttgacgaaattttaatactaacttattaacactccataaatatttataaaaatatttatggctcgatttaaaatttctgaggtctcgatacctcgttttcaattctaattattttaatatatatattttttgtacatttcactatttcaaaatttttcttaacttcacatttaacttatactcactaaattaataatatttcctactcatttgtcagatttagtgatctcgaatcactgttccgacaccactgaaaattaggctgttacatttaCACCATATGCACCATGCTTGCACGATGAATGTTACCACATTTCCAAAGCCTGAAACAAAATTGGTCTCAATTACAAAGCTTCGATTTGCCAAAATGACAACGCAAACATGGGGAGTTGCAGTTTGCCTACTGAGTAGACGATAGAAATGAGCTCGATATCAAGACTCAACATCCAAGCGTTTGGGTCTCTTTCAAAATCAAAGTAACCAATGCAGATTGAATAGACCCAAAGAGGCAATAGAAGGAAACCAACGTTATCTCTGATGGATACCCTTTCAGAACTGCAGCCTTCAAATTTAGTAGGGAAAGTATCAATTTGAAGTAGCCAAAGCTTCGTGGATTATGAAAT
It includes:
- the LOC107912126 gene encoding uncharacterized protein — encoded protein: MVENDRILESLLLEWENFHSNNHHKQKQFSETKHNPQIKQQWSMVVIRDSVSNSDLSVFPPVNHENLHHQIQQPQQQQQNPHSKSDLLPPPDAGSVVPSSCGRGIREWLGIGLEILRAKIVGYFGCKNETKTGKVFRSLRGVTDLAAVMLLWWLCKLLWRRRCRKESVGRLKMIIKEKDEKITGLLNQIAEMNKVLVERHKLLASN
- the LOC121209630 gene encoding vesicle transport v-SNARE 11, which produces MSEVFEGYERQYCELSDNLTRSCTSASVLHGELKKQKLSEIKEGLDEADALIRKMDLEARSLQPSTKATLLAKLRDYKHYLNNLKTDVKRITSTDTNQAAQDELLESGINETTTVSADQKGRLLMSTERLNQSTERIKESRRTMLETEELGVSILQDLHQQRQSLLHAHSTLHAVDDNISKSKKILTTISRRINKNKLILSLIIGALILAILIILYIKLTG